The following proteins are encoded in a genomic region of Leifsonia psychrotolerans:
- a CDS encoding ATP-binding cassette domain-containing protein, with amino-acid sequence MTRGTTSAFPISTSDLTIEYPPHGASGAFVAVHGLTLKLAPGEVLGLLGESGSGKSTLARVLSGAAFSSDSGDVRPQITGGEATVLGFPLRRIGRSKLNRLTFGVGLLAQDAADTLPSTMTVTEIVAEPVLARDRRYNRTALATQVATMIDAVRLPLAVLDSFPYQLSSGQRQRVALARALVCGPELLIADEPTAGVDVTVRDAVIDLISELQRERAFSALVISHDLAVLRRVANRIAVMHQGVLVGLGTIDEVFDNPWHPYVADMARALAAGTAGSTQQVEASRVETSDDEELDDEELDDVDPA; translated from the coding sequence ATGACCCGCGGCACAACCTCAGCCTTTCCGATCTCGACGAGTGATCTGACCATCGAGTATCCGCCGCATGGCGCCAGTGGAGCATTCGTGGCGGTGCACGGCCTCACGCTCAAGCTGGCGCCCGGCGAGGTTCTGGGTCTACTGGGTGAGAGCGGATCGGGCAAAAGCACGCTGGCCCGGGTGCTCTCCGGTGCCGCGTTCAGCAGCGATTCTGGCGATGTTCGCCCGCAGATCACCGGAGGAGAGGCCACGGTTCTCGGCTTCCCGCTGCGGCGCATCGGGCGGAGTAAGCTCAACCGGCTCACCTTTGGTGTGGGCTTACTCGCGCAGGATGCCGCCGACACGCTGCCGTCGACGATGACGGTCACCGAGATCGTCGCCGAGCCCGTTCTTGCTCGCGACCGGCGCTACAACCGCACGGCGCTGGCCACCCAGGTTGCCACGATGATCGACGCCGTTCGGTTGCCGCTGGCCGTGCTCGATTCCTTTCCCTACCAACTGAGCAGCGGGCAACGCCAGCGTGTCGCCCTGGCCCGGGCGCTCGTCTGCGGGCCGGAACTGTTGATCGCCGACGAGCCGACGGCGGGCGTGGATGTGACGGTGCGCGACGCCGTCATCGATCTCATCAGCGAGTTGCAGCGGGAACGCGCGTTTTCGGCTCTTGTGATCAGCCATGACCTGGCCGTGCTCCGCCGCGTCGCAAACCGGATCGCGGTCATGCATCAGGGCGTGCTTGTCGGTCTCGGAACGATCGACGAGGTCTTCGACAACCCGTGGCATCCGTATGTCGCAGATATGGCCCGAGCATTGGCGGCTGGAACCGCGGGAAGCACGCAGCAGGTGGAAGCCAGCAGGGTTGAGACGAGTGATGATGAGGAACTCGACGATGAGGAGCTCGACGATGTCGACCCGGCCTGA
- a CDS encoding AzlC family ABC transporter permease, giving the protein MQGEGLNRRLALRAALAVGVATAAYGVSFGALAVAAGLTVWQTCFLSLVLFSGGSQFALVGVLASGGLAAGPSAITAALLLGTRNAIYGMRISPIVGSGRWKRLAAAWITIDESTAVALAQPTPLSRAIGFWVTGLTVFVGWNLTTLAGALIGDALGDTSRYGLDAAAAAAFVGLLWPRLKRRQPIAVAIVAAVVAALLTPVLMPGLPMLAAAVVAVLVGWFNWFGNTEDPL; this is encoded by the coding sequence ATGCAGGGTGAAGGCCTGAATCGCAGGCTTGCGCTTCGGGCCGCCCTGGCGGTGGGTGTGGCTACCGCTGCGTATGGTGTCTCATTCGGGGCGTTGGCCGTCGCTGCCGGACTGACCGTCTGGCAGACCTGCTTTCTGAGCCTGGTGCTGTTCTCCGGGGGTTCGCAGTTCGCGCTCGTCGGGGTTCTCGCGTCGGGCGGGTTGGCTGCCGGCCCGTCAGCGATCACCGCCGCGCTACTGCTCGGTACGCGCAATGCGATCTACGGCATGCGAATTTCTCCGATCGTTGGAAGCGGCCGGTGGAAGCGCCTCGCGGCCGCCTGGATCACCATTGACGAGTCGACGGCGGTCGCACTCGCCCAGCCAACACCGCTCAGCCGCGCCATTGGCTTTTGGGTGACCGGCCTGACGGTGTTCGTCGGCTGGAACCTCACCACGCTCGCTGGTGCCTTGATCGGCGATGCACTCGGCGACACCAGTAGGTACGGGTTGGATGCGGCCGCTGCTGCCGCGTTCGTCGGCTTGCTCTGGCCGCGCCTGAAGCGCCGTCAGCCGATCGCCGTCGCCATCGTGGCGGCCGTCGTGGCTGCACTGCTCACACCGGTGCTGATGCCGGGCTTGCCGATGTTGGCCGCCGCGGTGGTGGCCGTGCTTGTGGGCTGGTTCAATTGGTTCGGCAACACGGAGGATCCACTGTGA
- a CDS encoding D-isomer specific 2-hydroxyacid dehydrogenase family protein gives MAPGLAPDLHGRRPEPGPISVLPRSEDAFAAAVEAAGGTLVPLSTGTRGLIWLSSERAGELNGVLAANPQIGWVQLPWAGVDAFTSILDAPANRHVLWTSAKGAYAQPVAEHALALILATLRVLPRRARATSWDDVPAGRSLYGRRVVIVGAGGIALELLRLLEPFGVHTTIVRRSAQPVRRADRTVTAAALVEVLPDAEVLVIAAALTGETRHLIGADELAVLGADAVVVNIARGGLIDTDALVAALAAGTIAGAALDVTDPEPLPDGHPLWTEPRCLITPHMADTPEMTTALLAERIRVNVRAFLENSRFVGVVDPRAGY, from the coding sequence CTGGCACCAGGTCTGGCGCCTGATCTTCACGGGCGCAGACCTGAGCCCGGCCCGATCAGTGTGCTGCCACGGTCAGAGGATGCCTTCGCTGCGGCCGTCGAGGCTGCGGGAGGTACTCTCGTGCCGCTGTCAACTGGCACCCGCGGCCTGATCTGGCTGTCGTCAGAGCGGGCGGGGGAACTGAACGGCGTTCTCGCCGCGAACCCCCAGATCGGATGGGTGCAGCTGCCGTGGGCAGGCGTTGACGCGTTCACCAGCATCCTCGACGCTCCGGCGAATCGGCATGTGCTCTGGACGAGCGCGAAGGGTGCCTACGCGCAGCCCGTCGCCGAACATGCCCTGGCGCTCATCCTCGCGACGTTGCGCGTCTTACCGCGCCGTGCGCGCGCTACGAGCTGGGACGATGTGCCGGCCGGGCGCTCACTCTACGGGCGTCGTGTCGTCATCGTCGGTGCGGGCGGGATCGCGCTCGAGCTACTCAGGTTGTTGGAGCCGTTCGGCGTGCACACCACAATCGTGCGGCGGAGCGCCCAGCCGGTGAGGCGTGCCGATCGGACAGTGACCGCAGCCGCCCTGGTGGAGGTACTGCCCGACGCCGAAGTGCTGGTCATCGCAGCAGCGCTCACGGGGGAGACCCGGCACCTGATCGGGGCGGACGAGTTGGCCGTGCTCGGAGCGGATGCCGTCGTGGTGAATATCGCCCGGGGTGGCCTCATCGACACCGACGCGCTCGTTGCTGCCTTGGCCGCGGGCACCATCGCCGGTGCCGCGCTCGACGTGACGGATCCCGAGCCGCTGCCCGACGGACATCCGCTCTGGACGGAGCCTCGCTGCCTGATCACACCACACATGGCGGACACGCCCGAGATGACCACCGCGCTCTTGGCGGAGCGAATTCGCGTCAATGTGCGTGCTTTCCTTGAAAACTCGCGGTTCGTCGGCGTCGTTGACCCTCGCGCAGGCTACTGA
- a CDS encoding glycosyltransferase: MPSSAPAHDAPAAKKPIRILIAADTFAPDVNGAARFAERLAAGLVARGHTVRVLAPAASRKYGTFDETHEGQPLTVYRLPSWRWYPHDWLRYALPWVIRSTSRRILDDFKPDVVHFQSHINVGRGVTIEAEKRGIRIIGTNHFMPENMLEFTLIPKGLQDRVIAMAWKAARRTFGRAEAVTTPTQRAAEFLEKYTGLTDVRAISCGIDADNYSPNFEPRTENRILFVGRVTGEKQIDVLLKAVALLPAELDAQLEIVGGGDQKRNLEHLADTLGIRDRVTFTGYVTDAQLRAAYSRATVFAMPSIAELQSIATMEAMASALPVVAANAMALPHLVHDEANGYLFEPGNSRDLADKLLTVLTAAPDALNAFKNESLKLIESHDINRTLNTFEHLYRGEAVPDQINNGAASHSAE, translated from the coding sequence TTGCCGAGCAGCGCGCCTGCGCACGACGCACCGGCGGCGAAGAAGCCGATCCGCATTCTGATTGCAGCCGATACCTTCGCACCTGATGTGAATGGTGCGGCGCGGTTTGCCGAGCGCCTTGCTGCCGGCCTGGTGGCTCGCGGGCACACTGTGCGCGTGCTTGCCCCGGCTGCATCACGCAAGTACGGAACATTCGACGAGACGCACGAGGGTCAGCCGCTCACCGTGTACCGTCTGCCCAGCTGGCGCTGGTACCCGCACGACTGGCTGCGCTATGCGCTTCCGTGGGTCATTCGCAGCACTTCCCGCCGGATTCTCGACGACTTCAAACCGGACGTGGTTCACTTCCAGTCCCACATCAACGTGGGCCGTGGCGTCACGATTGAGGCCGAGAAGCGCGGCATCCGCATCATCGGCACCAACCACTTCATGCCCGAAAACATGCTGGAGTTCACGCTGATCCCCAAGGGACTGCAAGATCGCGTGATCGCAATGGCGTGGAAGGCTGCGCGCCGCACGTTCGGTCGGGCTGAGGCGGTCACGACCCCGACGCAGCGTGCCGCGGAATTCCTCGAGAAGTACACCGGTCTCACCGATGTGCGTGCCATCTCGTGCGGGATCGATGCCGACAACTATTCACCCAACTTTGAGCCGCGCACCGAGAACCGCATTCTCTTCGTCGGACGAGTGACCGGTGAGAAGCAGATCGATGTGCTGCTGAAGGCCGTGGCGCTGCTCCCGGCCGAGCTGGACGCACAGCTCGAGATCGTGGGTGGGGGCGACCAGAAGCGTAACCTCGAGCACCTGGCTGACACCCTCGGCATCCGTGATCGGGTAACGTTCACGGGCTATGTGACGGATGCGCAACTGCGCGCGGCCTACTCCCGGGCGACGGTGTTCGCGATGCCCTCGATCGCGGAACTGCAGAGCATTGCCACCATGGAAGCTATGGCGTCGGCGCTGCCCGTCGTCGCGGCCAATGCAATGGCGCTGCCGCACCTCGTGCACGATGAGGCAAATGGCTATTTGTTCGAACCAGGTAATTCTCGCGATCTGGCCGACAAGCTCCTCACGGTGCTCACGGCGGCGCCCGACGCGCTTAATGCGTTCAAGAATGAGTCGTTGAAACTGATCGAGTCACACGACATCAACCGTACGCTGAACACGTTTGAACACCTGTATCGCGGCGAAGCTGTGCCCGACCAGATCAACAATGGGGCGGCCTCGCACAGCGCCGAGTAA
- a CDS encoding tyrosine-type recombinase/integrase — MLDVDRADSTKEIYERELRGLVLPTFQHFTVREVTVGRIERFLKVQRALSYARAKHSRTILSMVLGFAVRREIIARNPVKETSRMKKPKHIPKALTAEQISAIRTAARDWRMGDGTKGPKPDGQVRELIEVMLGTATRIGEALALRKCDVDMAADPPRVHINGTIIVGTGKGVYRQEHPKTHESNRVVAIPAFAAEVIRHRLALIAGEEPDHLLFFSRKGTPLAPYNVRRTFREILKFGGLEDMEITPHAFRRTGATLLANELGLQAAADMLGHTSTSTTKEHYAEPDRTVKSEPAIVLQRLAPPA, encoded by the coding sequence ATGCTCGACGTCGACCGTGCCGATAGCACGAAGGAGATCTACGAGCGCGAACTGCGAGGCCTCGTACTACCGACGTTCCAGCACTTCACCGTGCGGGAGGTAACTGTGGGTCGCATAGAACGCTTCTTGAAGGTGCAGCGTGCGCTTTCATACGCGCGCGCGAAGCACTCCCGCACCATCCTCAGCATGGTCCTTGGGTTCGCAGTGCGGCGTGAGATCATCGCTCGCAATCCTGTCAAAGAAACTTCGCGAATGAAGAAGCCGAAACACATCCCTAAAGCACTCACTGCAGAGCAAATCTCTGCGATCCGAACTGCCGCTCGCGACTGGCGCATGGGTGATGGCACGAAAGGTCCGAAGCCTGACGGCCAAGTGCGCGAGCTGATCGAGGTGATGCTGGGAACGGCAACGCGCATCGGCGAGGCCCTGGCGCTTCGCAAGTGCGACGTTGATATGGCTGCTGACCCACCTCGTGTTCACATCAACGGCACCATAATCGTTGGCACGGGAAAGGGCGTCTATCGACAAGAGCATCCGAAGACGCATGAGTCGAATCGTGTCGTGGCAATCCCTGCGTTTGCTGCCGAAGTTATCCGGCATCGCTTGGCCTTGATCGCGGGTGAGGAGCCGGACCACTTGCTGTTCTTCAGCCGGAAAGGTACTCCGCTGGCGCCTTACAACGTCAGGCGAACCTTCCGCGAGATCCTAAAGTTTGGGGGTCTAGAGGATATGGAGATCACGCCGCATGCCTTCCGGAGAACAGGTGCAACGCTGCTCGCAAACGAACTCGGACTCCAGGCTGCGGCTGACATGCTGGGCCACACTTCGACATCGACAACAAAGGAACATTATGCCGAGCCGGATCGCACCGTGAAGTCTGAGCCCGCGATCGTGTTGCAGAGGTTGGCGCCTCCCGCCTGA
- a CDS encoding ABC transporter ATP-binding protein — protein MRSADGAPRADIVTITDLDVSFSTDAGAVKAVDGVSLSVAPGEVLAIVGESGSGKTVTAKTLLGLLPDTAIASGAVILRSKDGSNENDVLSVSGATLRALRGSDVSMVFQEPSTSLNPVYTVGWQIMEGIRAHGTFSRAEAKQKAIEILGRVGIPNPEERVNYYPHQFSGGQKQRIIIAMALVLDPGLIVADEPTTALDVTVQAEILDLLRRCRDEFGTAIVLITHNMGVVADLADRVAVMYQGKVVEEADAQTLFSNPQADYTKRLLASVPHVGQGIVRAQARADARPAGWAEQAPVVVADNLRIEYPGRFGKTGFTAVDGISFSIRPGEVLGLVGESGSGKTTTGRAIAGLTRVTGGSLQVLGHEMNGFRERRFRGLRSQIGFVFQDPASSFNPLLTIADCVAEPLVVHGRAPNPAAARARVNELLEAVQLPRAYGDRFPHELSGGQRQRASLARALALEPALLIADEPTSALDVSVQARVLELFAELQREFGFAALFISHDLAVVDILADRIAVLYRGKIVEEGTGAEVLGAPKDLYTQRLLASLPVPDPAQQALRREGLRRLRAAG, from the coding sequence GTGAGGAGCGCCGACGGCGCCCCGCGGGCGGACATCGTGACGATCACCGACCTGGATGTCTCGTTTTCGACGGATGCCGGCGCGGTGAAAGCCGTGGACGGGGTCAGCCTGAGTGTGGCGCCGGGAGAGGTGCTGGCCATCGTGGGTGAGAGTGGGAGCGGCAAGACCGTGACCGCCAAGACCCTGCTGGGATTGTTGCCCGACACCGCGATCGCGAGCGGCGCCGTGATTCTGCGCAGCAAGGACGGATCGAACGAGAACGATGTGCTCTCGGTTAGCGGTGCCACACTGCGTGCGCTGCGGGGCAGCGACGTGTCGATGGTGTTCCAGGAGCCGTCCACCTCGCTCAACCCGGTCTATACCGTCGGTTGGCAGATTATGGAGGGGATCAGGGCGCACGGCACGTTCTCCCGCGCCGAGGCCAAGCAGAAGGCGATCGAGATTCTCGGCCGAGTCGGAATCCCGAACCCCGAGGAACGCGTCAACTATTACCCGCACCAGTTCTCGGGCGGGCAAAAGCAGCGCATCATCATCGCCATGGCCCTGGTTCTCGACCCCGGCCTGATCGTGGCCGACGAACCGACCACAGCCCTGGATGTCACGGTGCAGGCCGAGATTCTCGACCTGTTGCGCCGCTGCCGCGACGAGTTCGGCACCGCCATCGTGCTCATCACCCACAACATGGGTGTCGTGGCCGACCTCGCCGACCGAGTCGCCGTGATGTACCAGGGAAAAGTGGTCGAAGAAGCCGACGCGCAGACACTGTTCAGTAACCCGCAGGCCGACTACACCAAGCGGCTGCTGGCATCCGTTCCCCACGTGGGACAGGGCATCGTTCGGGCTCAGGCCCGGGCCGACGCCCGCCCGGCGGGTTGGGCGGAACAGGCGCCCGTTGTCGTAGCCGATAATCTCCGGATCGAGTACCCCGGACGGTTCGGTAAGACCGGCTTCACCGCCGTCGACGGCATCAGCTTCAGCATTCGTCCCGGCGAGGTGCTCGGTCTGGTCGGCGAGAGCGGTTCGGGAAAGACAACGACCGGGCGCGCGATCGCCGGCCTGACCCGGGTGACCGGGGGCTCGTTGCAGGTGCTCGGCCACGAGATGAACGGGTTCAGAGAGCGCAGATTTCGGGGATTACGTTCCCAAATCGGATTCGTCTTTCAAGACCCGGCATCGAGCTTCAACCCACTTTTGACCATCGCCGACTGCGTGGCAGAACCGCTTGTCGTGCACGGCCGGGCACCCAACCCGGCTGCGGCGCGGGCACGCGTGAACGAGTTGCTCGAAGCCGTTCAGCTCCCACGCGCCTACGGCGACCGATTCCCGCACGAACTCAGTGGTGGACAGCGCCAACGTGCCAGCCTCGCCCGGGCACTGGCCCTTGAGCCTGCACTTCTGATCGCCGATGAACCGACATCCGCTCTCGACGTGTCGGTGCAGGCTCGAGTGCTCGAACTCTTCGCCGAACTGCAGAGAGAGTTCGGCTTCGCCGCACTGTTCATCAGCCACGACCTCGCGGTCGTCGATATTCTGGCCGACCGCATCGCCGTTCTCTACCGCGGCAAGATCGTTGAAGAGGGCACCGGCGCCGAGGTTCTCGGAGCACCGAAAGACCTTTACACGCAGCGCCTGCTGGCTTCATTGCCGGTTCCTGATCCGGCTCAACAGGCCCTTCGCAGAGAGGGGCTTCGGCGGTTGCGTGCGGCAGGATAG
- a CDS encoding helix-turn-helix transcriptional regulator has translation MHAQAIYDLRTDGRGPSGIRVGREIRYRVSDVVHWLDGLHEPDFSLTVREVQR, from the coding sequence GTGCACGCTCAGGCCATCTACGACCTGCGCACAGACGGGCGCGGTCCGTCTGGTATTCGAGTAGGTCGAGAGATTCGCTACCGGGTTTCTGATGTGGTTCATTGGCTGGATGGCCTTCACGAGCCTGACTTCAGCTTGACGGTCCGCGAGGTTCAGCGCTGA
- a CDS encoding DMT family transporter, whose protein sequence is MHLDLTDLAAELPIDPRQAIGIPLALIGAVFLSLGAQLQHRGVNKVEAKTTAASAGLNLRQLALLLARPSWVVGTLMLGLAVVFQLSSLAFAPLIVVQPLGAVALVITAILNARVSKVRLNRASIIAISMCVGGVGLFVTVAAFTAVDKPVTTENLITILIILAVMLVLVGGAFFFLRNKFKAIFYIIGAGVLYGFVATLAKVIINRIQHNNVDWLAVLCIIGLLAAAGLGGYFVQNAYSSGPPDLVIAGLTVVDPLVAVGIGIVVLGEASQAPAWAAVAFIIAGLIAIWGVFLLAKYHPQSE, encoded by the coding sequence GTGCACCTCGATTTGACCGATCTCGCCGCGGAACTCCCGATTGACCCCCGACAGGCTATCGGTATCCCGCTCGCCCTGATCGGGGCAGTCTTCCTCTCGCTGGGTGCGCAATTGCAGCACCGTGGCGTCAACAAGGTGGAGGCGAAGACCACGGCTGCCTCGGCGGGTCTCAATCTGCGCCAGCTTGCGCTGTTGCTCGCTCGCCCGTCATGGGTGGTCGGCACACTTATGCTGGGCCTGGCCGTCGTGTTCCAACTCTCCAGCCTGGCGTTCGCGCCGCTGATCGTCGTGCAGCCGCTTGGTGCCGTCGCCCTCGTCATCACCGCAATTCTCAACGCCCGCGTGTCGAAGGTGCGCCTCAACCGGGCGTCAATCATCGCGATCAGCATGTGTGTGGGAGGTGTCGGTCTCTTTGTCACGGTTGCCGCATTCACCGCCGTCGATAAACCGGTCACCACCGAAAACCTCATCACGATCCTGATCATTCTGGCGGTCATGCTGGTGCTCGTCGGTGGGGCGTTCTTCTTTTTGCGCAACAAGTTCAAGGCGATCTTTTACATCATCGGAGCGGGGGTTCTCTACGGGTTCGTGGCGACCCTGGCAAAAGTCATCATCAACCGCATTCAGCACAACAACGTGGACTGGTTGGCGGTCCTGTGCATTATCGGTCTTCTGGCCGCGGCCGGTCTTGGCGGCTACTTCGTGCAGAACGCCTATTCGTCTGGACCGCCCGATCTGGTCATCGCCGGGCTCACCGTTGTCGACCCCCTTGTCGCAGTCGGCATCGGAATCGTCGTGCTGGGGGAGGCTTCCCAAGCGCCGGCCTGGGCTGCCGTTGCCTTTATCATCGCGGGACTCATTGCTATCTGGGGTGTGTTCCTGCTCGCCAAATACCACCCGCAATCCGAGTAA
- a CDS encoding sensor histidine kinase: protein MDLWLIISVALAALAVLFLVLWIVAVAKSRRTRFDRTAAERVRIELELSLAEQQGRLGIIRELQDIAVLSISRLITRAEGARYTAESDPSTAVRAVTAVADDGRDALADMRRVLTIAREGESVATQGPGLQAARDLFRVMRDAGLVVSYTETGQGFPLKPGAELAIFRILQGALANTLKHGGVGTEARIAFTWTHDGLQMLIDDDGIRAAARRESANADEFAARTSYSIDDDLKALSENIAGAGLTQMRERAQLFGGVFNAGTVPGVGFTVSAVFPGLRFHNGVHGVDLDRS from the coding sequence TTGGATCTCTGGCTCATCATCAGCGTTGCCCTCGCGGCACTTGCCGTACTCTTTCTTGTTCTGTGGATCGTTGCCGTCGCGAAGAGCCGTCGCACGCGATTCGACCGTACAGCGGCCGAGCGCGTGCGCATCGAGCTTGAGCTTTCGCTGGCCGAGCAGCAGGGCCGACTCGGCATCATCCGTGAGCTGCAGGACATCGCGGTGCTTTCCATCTCACGACTCATCACTCGCGCCGAAGGTGCCAGGTACACCGCCGAGAGCGACCCGTCGACCGCTGTGCGCGCAGTCACGGCCGTGGCCGACGACGGCCGTGACGCCCTCGCGGACATGCGCCGCGTGCTGACCATCGCCCGGGAGGGCGAATCGGTGGCGACACAAGGCCCCGGATTGCAGGCCGCCCGTGACCTTTTTCGGGTCATGCGTGACGCCGGACTGGTCGTCAGCTACACCGAGACCGGGCAGGGCTTCCCGCTCAAGCCGGGCGCCGAACTCGCGATCTTCCGCATCCTGCAGGGAGCCCTCGCCAATACGCTCAAACACGGCGGCGTGGGCACTGAGGCTCGAATCGCGTTCACCTGGACCCACGACGGTCTGCAGATGCTCATCGACGACGACGGCATCCGTGCTGCAGCGCGTCGCGAAAGTGCCAATGCCGACGAGTTTGCCGCACGCACCAGCTACTCGATCGACGATGACTTGAAGGCGCTCAGCGAGAACATCGCGGGCGCCGGCCTCACTCAGATGCGGGAACGGGCGCAGCTGTTTGGCGGAGTGTTCAACGCCGGAACCGTTCCTGGAGTCGGCTTCACCGTCTCTGCCGTGTTCCCGGGGTTGCGTTTTCACAACGGTGTTCACGGCGTCGACCTCGACCGCAGTTGA
- a CDS encoding AzlD domain-containing protein — protein MTLWQIIILASIGCLLIKQAGYLVPPSLLKKPAPARIADLLTVALLAALIAIQTLGAGESLVLDARVPAVLVAVALFALRVPFIVVIVVAAGVAAALRAFA, from the coding sequence GTGACTCTGTGGCAGATCATCATTCTCGCGTCGATCGGCTGTCTGCTGATCAAACAGGCCGGCTATCTCGTGCCGCCGTCCCTTCTGAAGAAGCCGGCCCCGGCCCGCATCGCAGACCTGCTGACTGTGGCATTGCTCGCCGCGCTGATCGCCATCCAGACGCTCGGCGCGGGCGAGTCACTTGTGCTTGACGCGCGGGTTCCGGCTGTTCTTGTCGCGGTTGCGCTCTTCGCCCTGAGGGTGCCGTTTATTGTGGTCATCGTCGTGGCCGCCGGGGTCGCAGCGGCCCTCAGAGCATTCGCCTGA
- the def gene encoding peptide deformylase, whose protein sequence is MAVRPIVISGDPVLHSPAQPVVDFNDDLRALVQDMFETMDAAPGVGLAGPQVGVPLRLFTFGYLDDDDVQWRGVAINPELWITPVPAGEADEDEDVEGCLSFPGERFPLMRAQSAILKAVDLDQKPFEIRADGWLARIFQHEFDHLDGTLYVDRLEHHYSKIAVKVRRKNGWGVDGLSWLPGVDNLDD, encoded by the coding sequence ATGGCCGTTCGACCGATTGTAATTTCAGGTGACCCCGTTCTTCACTCCCCCGCGCAACCCGTCGTTGATTTCAACGACGACCTGCGCGCGTTGGTGCAGGACATGTTCGAGACGATGGATGCCGCCCCCGGCGTCGGATTGGCGGGGCCTCAAGTCGGGGTGCCGCTGCGGCTCTTCACGTTCGGCTATCTCGACGACGACGATGTGCAGTGGCGTGGCGTCGCCATCAATCCGGAATTGTGGATCACCCCGGTTCCGGCCGGTGAAGCCGATGAAGATGAGGATGTCGAGGGGTGCCTGTCCTTCCCGGGTGAGCGTTTTCCGTTGATGCGGGCACAGTCCGCGATCCTGAAAGCCGTCGACCTTGACCAGAAGCCGTTTGAGATTCGGGCAGATGGCTGGCTGGCGCGTATTTTTCAGCACGAGTTCGATCATCTCGACGGCACCCTCTACGTGGACCGGCTCGAACACCACTACTCGAAGATCGCTGTGAAGGTTCGTCGAAAGAACGGGTGGGGCGTCGACGGCCTCAGCTGGCTGCCGGGAGTCGACAACCTCGACGACTGA
- a CDS encoding IS3 family transposase (programmed frameshift): MPKSYPPEFRRDVVAVARKHEAPLNQIAKDFGISESCLANWLKKANVEDGVKPGVTEKESAELREAKKRIRLLEQEAEVMRRAVAYLSRDVNPKMMYPLVLEMAVDGVPVTVTCRVLGFSKQAFYQWKRNPVSQRDWDDAHLTNAAWDAHQDDPAFGYRFIADELHQAGLTAGENRVWRLCSQQRLWSVFAKKRGLTRKAGPPVHDDLVERDFTATRPNQLWLTDITEHRTDEGKLYLCAIKDVYSNKIVGYSIDSRMKASLAVAAARNAISQRTIDGTILHSDRGSQFRSNAFVRVLKNNGITGSMGRVGACGDNAAMESFFALLQKNVLDRQRWTTREELRLAMVVWIERTYHRRRRQRRLGKLTPIEFETINVALKAA, encoded by the exons ATGCCCAAGTCCTACCCACCCGAGTTCCGACGCGATGTTGTCGCGGTCGCCCGGAAGCACGAAGCCCCGCTGAACCAGATCGCGAAGGACTTCGGGATCTCCGAGTCCTGCCTGGCGAACTGGCTGAAGAAGGCCAACGTCGAAGACGGCGTCAAGCCCGGCGTGACCGAGAAAGAATCCGCTGAGTTGCGCGAAGCGAAGAAACGAATCCGGCTCCTCGAACAAGAAGCCGAGGTCATGCGCCGGGCTGTCGCCTATCTCTCCCGGGACGTCAACCCAA AAATGATGTACCCGCTGGTCCTTGAAATGGCCGTCGATGGTGTTCCCGTCACGGTGACCTGCCGGGTGTTGGGCTTCTCCAAACAAGCGTTCTACCAGTGGAAACGCAACCCCGTCTCCCAACGCGACTGGGACGACGCCCACCTCACCAACGCCGCCTGGGACGCCCACCAGGACGACCCCGCGTTTGGCTACCGGTTCATCGCCGACGAACTCCACCAGGCTGGCCTGACGGCGGGCGAGAACCGGGTGTGGCGGCTCTGCTCCCAGCAGCGGCTCTGGAGTGTCTTCGCGAAGAAACGCGGCCTCACCCGCAAGGCCGGCCCGCCCGTGCACGACGACCTCGTCGAGCGGGACTTCACCGCGACACGCCCGAATCAACTCTGGCTGACCGACATCACCGAGCACCGCACCGACGAGGGCAAGCTCTACCTCTGCGCGATCAAGGACGTCTACTCGAACAAGATTGTCGGGTACTCCATCGACTCCCGGATGAAGGCGTCGCTGGCTGTCGCCGCGGCCCGCAACGCGATCAGTCAACGCACCATCGACGGCACGATTTTGCACTCCGATCGCGGGTCCCAATTCCGCTCCAACGCCTTCGTTCGCGTGCTGAAGAACAACGGCATCACCGGGTCGATGGGCCGCGTCGGCGCGTGCGGCGACAATGCCGCGATGGAGAGCTTCTTCGCGCTGCTGCAGAAGAACGTGCTCGATCGGCAACGCTGGACTACCCGGGAAGAACTGCGCCTGGCGATGGTCGTCTGGATCGAAAGGACCTATCACCGTCGACGCCGCCAACGACGACTCGGCAAGCTCACGCCAATCGAGTTTGAGACAATAAACGTGGCCCTCAAAGCCGCGTGA